In a single window of the Elaeis guineensis isolate ETL-2024a chromosome 6, EG11, whole genome shotgun sequence genome:
- the LOC105047097 gene encoding nuclear matrix constituent protein 1-like yields MFTRQKKGWSLLPRAAERSSGSVPLNPRDGSGMLLNRGNGKGKEIAVAEARPPPPQASPGDDKGAVLARECGEEEVWRSFREAGFLDESVLQRRNCEAFAQRISDLEKELYDYQYNMGLLLIEKNEWASKYEEIRKGLAEAEETLKRERAAHWIARSELERQDENMRKALGVEKQSIIDLKALHEESGENAEAKFMFDKKLVEIHALEASIGDGYLEIKGKLHSAVPRLAEESQKNPEMGRKLEDVEAYEHEIQKESTAFTTGKRKHEELTQQREELRSWEQKLQDRQKKLDEEEKFLDERENEANERDIILIQDEEELEEARKEMEVANNSLKNKEKDINAGLEALDAKEKLEIQKLLDDHNMILDSKKQEFEWEMEKKRNIFDQVVKDRLDAVEKKSTEINIREVQIFNKEQDLEIELQKLKDKEKKFNEILDALKEREDSIRKDENKLQDEKEKLARDTQKLLSSQTELENSRNAMEAERLQTIREKENLKVAKEERAHHLQLQSKLEQEIGDYRIMKESHRKETEELRKERDRLEKVSEVLDNRKLALETELKQLNVEKERFEKWQCVEEGKLKKERLESTIHIQRVLEELRLIKETFGKSLVHQLDPVELFKKKYADIKDADALKIHKLNPDQDWLEGDKELYVCRNKREAEQLDIQKDISILQLICKNLKNQQEVVIKEKERIFALAEQLKCCKNCGFKIDDADIHGIQIPNGTEGSENILLSTIANDYLKEPQEGENTDVSPQGTSPPHVTSRGCESLLQKCSSLFSHRKVVNQSSDGHIKKSCLFDAHLDAEALDDEVKFQYVPSFSVANAAVDMCRARSVGGVSYDGESKGLGKANDVAKPSFGVADISTEMMKFQSANGATEMEGVPNFPLIHEQNGREGSFLLPETNSQLQASKQRQHQSSSSAGSKIIKRTNSVKAVIEDAKAITGVNSEEKHDKPSNGEDGYSQYVHEESRDDSVHDDQVASNAEQNTHFSDASGLTNSELDAGDGEVHSESVSCRAHRKRRQTTSPGTVTPGVKRYNLRRSTIMATMTTAQGSSNQSKGQKK; encoded by the exons ATGTTTACGCGGCAGAAGAAAGGGTGGTCCCTTCTGCCGAGGGCCGCTGAAAGGAGCAGTGGCTCGGTCCCATTAAACCCTAGAGATGGCAGCGGAATGCTTCTTAATAGGGGGAATGGGAAGGGGAAGGAGATTGCGGTGGCTGAGGCACGGCCTCCACCACCCCAGGCATCTCCTGGGGATGATAAAGGTGCTGTCTTGGCCAGGGAATGCGGGGAGGAGGAGGTCTGGAGGTCGTTTAGAGAGGCAGGCTTTCTCGACGAGTCTGTGTTGCAAAGAAGGAATTGTGAAGCGTTTGCTCAAAGAATTTCAGATCTCGAGAAAGAG CTTTATGACTATCAGTATAATATGGGGCTTCTCCTGATTGAGAAGAATGAGTGGGCTTCTAAATATGAAGAAATAAGGAAAGGATTGGCAGAAGCAGAGGAAACTCTAAAGCGTGAACGGGCAGCACATTGGATTGCTAGATCTGAACTAGAAAGGCAGGATGAGAATATGAGGAAAGCTTTGGGGGTTGAGAAGCAGTCTATCATTGAT CTAAAGGCCTTGCATGAGGAGTCCGGGGAAAATGCCGAAGCTAAATTCATGTTTGATAAGAAGTTGGTTGAAATTCATGCTCTGGAGGCAAGTATTGGGGATGGATATTTGGAGATTAAAGGAAAGCTACATTCTGCAGTTCCTAGGCTAGCAGAAGAAAGCCAGAAGAATCCAGAGATGGGCAGAAAATTAGAGGATGTGGAGGCTTATGAACATGAGATTCAAAAAGAATCCACAGCCTTTACAACTGG AAAGAGAAAACATGAGGAGCTCACTCAACAAAGAGAAGAGTTGCGATCTTGGGAACAGAAGCTGCAGGATCGTCAGAAAAAGCTTGATGAGGAGGAAAAATTCCTTGATGAGAGGGAGAATGAGGCAAATGAGAGAGATATTATTCTCATACAGGATGAGGAAGAGCTTGAAGAGGCAAGAAAAGAAATGGAGGTTGCTaataattcattaaaaaataaagagaaggatATCAATGCAGGACTGGAAGCTTTAGATGCTAAAGAGAAG TTAGAGATCCAGAAACTTTTAGATGATCACAACATGATTCTGGATTCCAAGAAACAAGAGTTTGAGTGGGagatggagaagaaaagaaaCATCTTTGATCAAGTGGTGAAAGACAGATTGGACGCGGTGGAGAAGAAGTCCACTGAAATCAACATCAGAGAGGtacaaatttttaataaagagcAGGATTTGGAGATTGAACTGCAGAAATTGAAGGACAAGGAGAAAAAGTTTAACGAGATATTGGACGCTTTAAAGGAGAGGGAGGACTCCATAAGAAAAGACGAGAATAAGTTGCAGGATGAAAAAGAGAAGCTAGCTAGAGATACCCAGAAGCTGCTGTCCTCTCAAACTGAACTTGAGAATTCAAGAAATGCAATGGAAGCTGAAAGACTACAAACTATCAGGGAGAAGGAAAATCTTAAAGTAGCCAAGGAGGAGAGGGCGCACCATCTTCAACTGCAATCAAAATTAGAGCAGGAGATTGGTGATTACAGGATCATGAAAGAATCACACAGAAAAGAAACCGAAGAGCTGAGAAAGGAAAGGGACAGGCTTGAGAAAGTGTCGGAAGTGCTGGATAATAGAAAATTAGCATTGGAAACAGAGCTAAAGCAGCTCAATGTTGAGAAAGAAAGGTTTGAAAAATGGCAATGTGTTGAAGAAGGAAAATTGAAAAAAGAGAGGCTGGAATCAACCATTCATATCCAGAGGGTGTTGGAAGAACTTAGACTGATAAAGGAGACTTTTGGAAAATCATTAGTACACCAATTGGATCCTGTTGAATTGTTCAAGAAGAAATATGCCGATATCAAGGATGCAGATGCATTGAAAATTCATAAGTTGAATCCAGATCAAGATTGGCTGGAAGGGGATAAAGAACTCTATGTTTGTAGAAATAAACGGGAAGCTGAGCAGCTAGATATTCAGAAGGACATCAGTATCCTCCAGTTAATCTGCAAGAACCTGAAGAATCAACAAGAAGTTGTGATAAAGGAAAAGGAGCGCATTTTTGCCCTGGCTGAGCAGCTCAAGTGTTGCAAAAACTGTGGGTTCAAAATTGATGATGCAGATATCCATGGTATTCAAATTCCAAACGGAACTGAGGGTTCGGAGAACATTCTTCTGTCAACCATTGCTAATGACTATTTGAAGGAGCCTCAGGAGGGTGAGAATACAGATGTATCTCCTCAGGGTACAAGCCCTCCACATGTTACCTCACGTGGCTGCGAGTCCTTGCTGCAAAAATGTTCAAGCTTGTTCTCCCACAGAAAAGTGGTTAATCAGTCTTCTGATGGTCATATAAAGAAATCCTGTTTATTTGATGCTCATCTTGATGCAGAGGCTCTGGATGATGAAGTGAAGTTCCAATATGTACCATCTTTCAGTGTTGCGAACGCTGCTGTTGATATGTGTAGGGCTCGATCTGTTGGTGGAGTTTCGTATGATGGAGAATCAAAAGGACTAGGTAAAGCTAATGATGTGGCAAAACCTTCATTTGGAGTGGCAGATATTTCCACTGAAATGATGAAATTTCAGTCAGCCAATGGTGCAACGGAGATGGAAGGTGTGCCAAATTTTCCCTTGATTCATGAACAGAATGGCAGGGAGGGATCTTTTCTGCTTCCTGAGACTAATTCCCAGCTTCAGGCGTCGAAACAGAGACAGCACCAATCCAGCTCGAGTGCTGGgtctaaaattatcaaaagaacaAACTCTGTTAAGGCAGTTATTGAAGATGCTAAAGCTATCACTGGGGTGAATTCTGAAGAGAAACATGATAAACCTTCAAATGGGGAAGACGGGTATTCTCAGTATGTTCATGAAGAAAGCCGAGACGACTCTGTTCATGATGATCAGGTGGCATCAAATGCAGAGCA